The following are encoded in a window of Arthrobacter sp. OAP107 genomic DNA:
- a CDS encoding LysR family transcriptional regulator, protein MIDSRLRVLQLVAHHGTVTAAAEALSYTPSAVSHQLRQLANDLGVQLLVAEGRGIRLTEQAKVVLRHAEILFAQAERAYADLATDTARGTFTLCGFSTAANYLLPPAAAGVRDAFPGLDVRVIEAEPSRCTNLLLTGEADLALLTATTGIPALTDHRFDQRRLLDDPLDLVVPKDHPLAHRARVTLADAAEESWIVGRPDGPYHPLLVSACLAAGFSPNIAHYADEWDTGLALIAYGFGVCLIPRMARIHGDWDVIRLPLSGKTRPSRRILSLTRMGARERPTIKAALELIEARVASMFAPEYEP, encoded by the coding sequence ATGATCGATTCGCGGCTAAGGGTGCTGCAGCTTGTGGCCCACCACGGCACCGTGACAGCCGCGGCAGAGGCGCTGAGCTACACACCCTCGGCGGTCTCGCACCAGCTGCGCCAGCTCGCCAACGACCTCGGAGTGCAGCTGCTCGTTGCCGAGGGACGGGGCATCCGGCTGACCGAGCAGGCGAAGGTTGTGCTGCGGCACGCCGAGATCCTCTTCGCCCAGGCTGAGCGGGCCTACGCCGACCTTGCGACCGACACTGCACGCGGCACGTTCACCCTCTGCGGGTTCTCGACCGCGGCGAACTACCTGCTGCCCCCGGCCGCTGCCGGGGTGCGCGACGCCTTTCCGGGGCTGGACGTCCGGGTGATCGAAGCCGAGCCGTCCCGCTGCACGAACCTGCTGCTGACGGGCGAAGCCGACCTCGCACTGCTCACGGCCACCACCGGCATCCCTGCCCTCACCGACCACCGGTTCGACCAGCGCCGCCTGCTCGATGACCCGCTCGATCTGGTCGTCCCCAAGGACCATCCCCTGGCGCACCGGGCCCGCGTCACGCTCGCCGACGCCGCCGAGGAATCGTGGATCGTCGGCCGGCCGGACGGCCCGTACCACCCGTTGCTGGTCTCCGCCTGCCTGGCAGCGGGATTCTCACCAAACATTGCCCACTACGCCGACGAATGGGACACCGGCCTGGCCCTGATCGCCTACGGATTTGGCGTGTGCCTGATACCCAGGATGGCGCGCATCCACGGCGACTGGGACGTGATCCGGCTGCCGTTGAGCGGCAAGACCCGGCCGTCCCGCCGCATCCTGAGCCTCACCAGGATGGGCGCCCGCGAACGGCCAACCATCAAGGCTGCGCTGGAGCTGATCGAAGCGAGGGTCGCATCGATGTTCGCACCGGAGTATGAGCCTTAG
- a CDS encoding MFS transporter, translating to MTPQPAASAKSLPLDRDIATAIGLLVVVTAGAYIPTPMYPVYQQLFGFSDLVMTLIYATFAAVSAPALLLFGPASDALGKRFVILLCIAFSAVGALCFLFATGPAWLLIARVAQGLSIAAATAAGLALIVERTAPERRAWASVIATVAFVGGSVIGTLASGVIVEYAPFPRYAPYVLLLVLLAIGWVRASRIESFPTMPLRAWRPVRPQVPREIRTRFVLAAASGSAAWIAMTLFLSVIPALLARSAGITSPVVSAGVLAAMLMCSLLTQLLAVRVSAVKMQLAGLCALSVGLIGLAFDGGGSIVPTLVCAVLSGLGNGLAYAGATASIDMVTTNRNRGAVNAALYIFFYLATGAPPIAVGLLTAWIPLGTALSWISWFGAAVAVATIAAIISLGLHARGRAEKCGRGAGGAAIA from the coding sequence ATGACACCTCAGCCCGCAGCCAGCGCCAAGTCCCTACCGCTGGACAGGGACATCGCTACGGCGATCGGGCTGCTTGTGGTTGTGACTGCCGGGGCGTATATCCCGACTCCGATGTATCCCGTCTATCAGCAGCTCTTCGGCTTCAGCGACCTGGTCATGACGTTGATCTACGCGACCTTCGCCGCTGTGAGTGCTCCTGCGCTGCTGTTGTTCGGGCCGGCGTCGGACGCGCTGGGCAAGCGCTTCGTCATCCTCCTGTGCATTGCCTTCTCCGCGGTCGGCGCTTTGTGCTTTCTCTTCGCGACCGGCCCGGCCTGGCTGCTCATCGCGCGCGTGGCGCAGGGCCTGTCCATCGCCGCGGCCACCGCAGCCGGCTTGGCGCTCATTGTCGAGCGGACCGCGCCGGAGCGGCGGGCGTGGGCCTCCGTCATTGCCACTGTGGCCTTCGTTGGCGGCTCCGTGATAGGTACCTTGGCGTCGGGCGTCATCGTAGAGTATGCGCCGTTCCCGCGGTACGCGCCGTATGTGCTGCTCCTCGTGTTGCTGGCCATCGGATGGGTCAGGGCCTCGCGCATCGAGTCGTTCCCCACCATGCCGCTTCGTGCCTGGCGGCCCGTGAGGCCGCAGGTGCCGCGCGAGATCCGCACCAGATTCGTCCTGGCCGCGGCGTCGGGCTCGGCCGCCTGGATCGCCATGACTCTGTTTCTCTCTGTGATTCCAGCCCTCCTTGCGCGTTCGGCCGGCATCACCAGTCCGGTGGTCAGTGCAGGCGTGCTGGCCGCGATGCTCATGTGCTCGTTGCTGACGCAGCTGCTCGCCGTGCGTGTGTCCGCCGTGAAGATGCAGCTGGCCGGACTGTGTGCGCTCTCCGTCGGCCTCATCGGCCTTGCTTTCGACGGCGGCGGATCGATCGTGCCCACCCTGGTTTGCGCTGTTCTGTCGGGTCTCGGGAACGGCCTTGCGTACGCCGGCGCCACTGCCTCTATCGATATGGTGACCACCAACCGCAACCGCGGCGCAGTCAACGCAGCGCTCTACATCTTCTTCTACCTGGCCACCGGCGCGCCGCCGATCGCCGTCGGACTGCTCACCGCCTGGATCCCGCTTGGCACTGCGCTCTCCTGGATCAGCTGGTTCGGTGCCGCCGTCGCAGTGGCGACCATCGCGGCAATAATCAGCCTCGGACTTCATGCCCGGGGCCGCGCGGAAAAATGCGGGCGTGGTGCCGGCGGGGCCGCAATCGCCTGA
- a CDS encoding antibiotic biosynthesis monooxygenase, which yields MSVVKINAIHVPEGKGAELEKRFAARAHAVDGQPGFEGFQLLRPVRGEDRYFVVTTWATEEDFQNWRTGQAREAHGGDRQPVATGADLLEFEVVEL from the coding sequence ATGTCTGTTGTGAAGATCAACGCCATCCACGTCCCCGAAGGCAAGGGCGCCGAGCTCGAGAAGCGCTTCGCCGCCCGGGCACATGCCGTCGACGGACAGCCCGGATTCGAGGGCTTCCAGCTGCTCCGTCCGGTCAGGGGCGAGGACCGCTACTTCGTCGTCACCACCTGGGCCACCGAAGAGGACTTCCAGAACTGGCGGACGGGCCAGGCCCGCGAAGCACACGGCGGCGACCGCCAGCCGGTGGCCACCGGTGCGGACCTCCTCGAATTCGAGGTTGTCGAACTCTGA
- a CDS encoding phosphatase PAP2 family protein, protein MTAERTRLARLPQLRHWIALPLVFAVLIVAAGLTLRSDPAFTAADFSVDAVLSHHHTPPRTAIALFVNVVFSPAGGVGMIAGTCLFLLLVRRSPVNAVATGLVAAGSWVSSELFKLIVARHRPDAAALFDPITPEPGTDSFPSGHTALAVALAIALFLLARGTRWQWPVLVIGVAVTVTVALSRIYLGVHYPTDVAASFLTSLTGASFITGLWNKVGLTVLARLPFLARLGPVPAPAS, encoded by the coding sequence ATGACGGCGGAACGCACGCGGTTGGCGAGGCTGCCTCAGCTGCGGCACTGGATCGCGCTGCCGCTGGTGTTCGCCGTCCTGATCGTGGCCGCGGGGCTGACCCTGCGGTCCGACCCTGCCTTCACGGCAGCCGATTTCTCCGTCGATGCGGTGCTGAGCCACCACCATACGCCGCCGCGGACAGCGATCGCGCTCTTCGTCAATGTCGTGTTCAGTCCCGCGGGCGGGGTCGGGATGATCGCCGGGACCTGCCTGTTCCTGCTGCTGGTGCGCCGGAGCCCGGTGAACGCCGTCGCCACCGGGCTGGTCGCAGCCGGCTCGTGGGTCAGCAGCGAACTGTTCAAGCTCATTGTCGCGCGGCACCGGCCCGACGCCGCCGCGCTCTTCGATCCAATTACCCCGGAGCCCGGCACTGACAGCTTCCCCAGCGGGCATACCGCCCTGGCCGTGGCGCTCGCCATCGCCCTGTTCCTGCTGGCCCGGGGCACCCGCTGGCAATGGCCGGTCCTGGTGATCGGGGTGGCGGTGACCGTGACGGTTGCCCTGTCCCGCATCTACCTTGGCGTCCACTACCCGACTGACGTCGCGGCGTCGTTCCTTACCTCCCTGACCGGGGCCTCCTTCATCACGGGGCTGTGGAACAAAGTCGGGCTCACGGTGCTGGCACGCCTGCCGTTCCTGGCCAGGCTGGGACCGGTTCCGGCCCCGGCCTCCTGA
- a CDS encoding response regulator transcription factor, with protein sequence MEANLKKRVLLVEDDRQLGPLIAELIGDDFDVTLARDGQQGLHLGLTREWDALVVDRGLPLLDGAALVSALRDKGVAAPVLMLTALGTVQDKVDGLDAGANDYLVKPFDAAELAARLRALTRTFHSPLRTLPLGAWTYDAGTRLLLSPYGERVSLSPREGSLLEVLAAEPERVFSRAELLDKVFSAADQPGAVDTYVHYLRRKAGRDIIRTVHGAGYQVGDPS encoded by the coding sequence ATGGAGGCGAACCTGAAGAAGCGCGTGCTGCTGGTGGAAGACGACCGGCAGCTCGGACCCCTCATCGCCGAACTCATCGGGGACGACTTCGACGTGACCCTGGCCCGGGACGGCCAGCAGGGGCTGCACCTGGGGCTCACGCGGGAGTGGGATGCCCTGGTGGTGGACCGCGGGCTCCCTCTCCTCGACGGCGCGGCACTGGTCTCCGCGCTGCGGGACAAGGGCGTGGCCGCGCCGGTGCTGATGCTCACCGCGCTCGGCACCGTGCAGGACAAGGTGGACGGACTGGATGCAGGCGCCAATGACTACCTGGTGAAACCGTTCGACGCCGCCGAGCTCGCTGCCAGGCTCCGCGCCCTGACACGCACCTTCCATTCGCCGCTGCGGACCCTGCCGCTCGGGGCCTGGACGTACGACGCCGGCACCCGGCTCCTGCTCTCGCCCTACGGTGAGCGCGTATCACTATCCCCCAGAGAGGGGTCGCTGCTCGAGGTCCTGGCCGCCGAGCCGGAGCGGGTGTTTTCCCGGGCCGAGCTCCTCGATAAGGTGTTCTCGGCTGCTGACCAGCCGGGCGCCGTCGACACCTATGTCCACTATCTTCGCCGGAAGGCGGGCCGCGACATCATCCGCACCGTGCACGGCGCCGGCTACCAGGTGGGAGACCCATCATGA
- a CDS encoding HAMP domain-containing sensor histidine kinase — protein sequence MNASDADRLILRTAARKVSTQIALVCAASLAVVILALVLFALYRSQPAELVQHPAGAGRIYIDEADGLLALILGGTLAVVLAAAAGLVSARSAVKPLGEALAVQRRFVQDASHELRTPLAVLDARLQLAQRKAGPDSPAAPTLARLRQDSAALAELVDDLLLMSAPASDEMPDPADVAALVPDVTDDLRLLAGEARIALECSIAGGAAGPPRVRIPAHLLRRMVTALVENAIAHTPESGRIDVTVSAAGRKVRIMVRDTGPGIIGIEPHRVFERFARGMPAGDNPARTSYGIGLALVKDAALRHGGDVTVAETGAEGTVLSLELPAA from the coding sequence ATGAATGCGTCGGACGCCGACCGGCTGATCCTTCGGACCGCCGCCCGTAAGGTGAGTACCCAGATCGCGCTCGTCTGCGCCGCAAGCCTCGCCGTCGTCATCCTGGCGCTGGTGCTGTTTGCGCTCTACCGTTCCCAGCCCGCCGAACTCGTGCAGCACCCCGCCGGCGCCGGCCGGATCTACATTGACGAAGCCGATGGCCTGCTGGCCCTGATCCTTGGCGGGACCCTTGCCGTGGTGCTGGCCGCAGCCGCCGGCCTGGTCAGCGCCAGGAGTGCCGTGAAGCCGCTGGGCGAGGCACTGGCCGTGCAGCGGCGTTTCGTCCAGGATGCCAGCCACGAGCTGCGGACCCCGCTGGCAGTACTGGATGCCCGGCTGCAGCTCGCCCAGCGAAAAGCCGGTCCCGACAGCCCCGCCGCCCCGACCCTGGCACGGCTCCGCCAGGACAGCGCCGCGCTCGCGGAACTGGTGGACGATCTCCTGCTCATGTCCGCGCCGGCATCTGACGAAATGCCGGACCCGGCGGATGTTGCCGCGCTGGTCCCGGACGTGACGGACGATCTTAGGCTCCTCGCAGGGGAAGCCCGCATCGCACTGGAGTGCTCCATTGCCGGCGGGGCCGCGGGACCACCGCGGGTGCGCATTCCTGCTCACCTGCTGCGGCGGATGGTCACGGCACTCGTGGAGAATGCCATCGCGCACACTCCCGAGTCCGGCCGGATCGACGTCACCGTCTCGGCCGCCGGCCGGAAAGTCCGGATCATGGTCCGGGACACCGGCCCCGGGATCATTGGCATCGAACCCCACCGGGTCTTCGAGCGGTTTGCGCGCGGAATGCCGGCGGGGGACAACCCGGCACGGACCAGCTACGGGATCGGCCTGGCCCTGGTCAAGGATGCCGCCCTGCGCCACGGCGGGGATGTGACAGTGGCCGAAACCGGGGCCGAAGGAACAGTGCTCAGCCTGGAACTGCCGGCTGCCTGA
- a CDS encoding DedA family protein, whose translation MSALIDGILGVSPALAYALVTLLVFAEDALFIGFVIPGETAAVLGGVVASRGQVQLGLMMGLVVLAAIIGDTVGYQIGKHAGQKLLETRALKRHRGKLDKAQDFLRRRGGSAVFLGRFTAFFRAVMPALAGMSRMHYPRFLAFNAAGGVAWGAGFVLLGYLAGNSYEAVARTAGRDITAVVVVVVIIVAAVWHVRTARRKRRAAAD comes from the coding sequence ATGAGCGCACTCATTGATGGCATTCTGGGCGTCAGCCCGGCACTGGCCTACGCCCTGGTCACCTTGCTGGTCTTTGCCGAGGACGCCCTGTTCATCGGGTTCGTCATTCCCGGTGAAACAGCCGCGGTTCTCGGCGGTGTGGTGGCCAGCCGGGGCCAGGTGCAGCTGGGTCTCATGATGGGCCTGGTGGTCCTGGCCGCAATCATCGGCGACACTGTCGGGTACCAAATAGGCAAACATGCCGGGCAGAAGCTGCTGGAGACCAGGGCCCTGAAGCGCCACCGCGGGAAGCTGGACAAGGCCCAGGACTTCCTGCGCCGGCGCGGCGGGTCGGCCGTGTTCCTGGGCCGCTTCACCGCCTTCTTCCGCGCGGTGATGCCAGCGCTGGCCGGCATGTCCCGCATGCACTATCCGCGGTTCCTGGCCTTCAACGCGGCCGGCGGGGTGGCTTGGGGTGCCGGTTTTGTGCTCCTCGGGTACCTGGCCGGCAATTCGTACGAGGCCGTCGCCAGGACCGCCGGCAGGGACATCACCGCCGTCGTTGTCGTCGTCGTGATCATCGTTGCGGCGGTGTGGCACGTCCGCACGGCACGAAGAAAACGGAGAGCGGCCGCAGATTGA
- a CDS encoding response regulator transcription factor, protein MRVLLVEDEVLLAETIRQGLKAAGFVVDVAHDGVDGLWAATENLYDVVVLDVMLPGMHGYAVLQQLRERRNWVPVIMLTAKDGEFDQTDAFDLGADDYLTKPFSFPVLIARLRALIRRGAPERPVVLTVGSLSLDPANRQVTRDGQAIILTAREFGLLDYLMRRPDQVVSKAQILDNVWDPDFRGGDNVVEVYVGYLRRKIDEPFGLNTLGTVRGMGYRLSPD, encoded by the coding sequence GTGCGGGTCCTGCTTGTGGAAGACGAGGTCCTGCTGGCTGAAACAATCCGGCAGGGGCTGAAAGCCGCGGGTTTCGTGGTGGACGTTGCCCATGACGGTGTTGATGGGCTCTGGGCCGCCACCGAGAACCTGTATGACGTCGTCGTGCTGGACGTGATGCTGCCGGGCATGCACGGCTACGCGGTGCTGCAACAGCTGCGCGAGCGGCGGAACTGGGTGCCGGTGATCATGCTGACGGCCAAGGACGGCGAATTTGACCAGACCGACGCCTTCGACCTGGGGGCGGACGACTACCTGACCAAACCGTTCAGCTTCCCGGTGCTGATCGCGAGGCTGCGGGCACTGATCCGGCGTGGAGCTCCGGAGCGGCCGGTGGTTCTGACCGTCGGTTCACTAAGCCTGGACCCGGCAAACCGGCAGGTCACCCGGGACGGGCAGGCCATCATCCTGACGGCCCGGGAGTTCGGTCTGCTGGACTACCTCATGCGCCGGCCGGACCAGGTCGTGTCGAAGGCCCAGATCCTGGACAACGTCTGGGACCCCGATTTCCGCGGCGGCGACAACGTGGTTGAGGTGTATGTCGGGTACCTGCGCAGGAAAATCGATGAGCCGTTCGGCCTCAACACGCTCGGGACGGTGCGGGGCATGGGGTACAGGCTCAGCCCGGATTAG
- a CDS encoding ATP-binding protein codes for MDHPDPSTAGLPVQAPKQTLPARWVPLPRGLRWQSTLAAVAVVAGALLAGGLLLLVTLESDLVAGTDSFLRTKVQDVAALIQSQDAEEASIAVAATAKKDPLVQIVDGTGNVIGASEPRLMTTPLSPLRPAAGQSATDKATAPALLGDGDERYLVVLGVNDEGSKYWVLAGRTIQPQADTVRIVTWFLLVAVPVLLGVVAWSVHFLVGRSLRRVERIRTQVSRIGAGRLSQRVDVPATGDELQALAATMNSMLGRIDEADQRQRQFVSDASHELRGPITTLRTGLEIAGSDPGGGTWRDMSPVLAEQTRRLQGLVEDLLTLSKADDQGLSVRREEVDVDDVLAAELRRLKATSRHRLAADLVPAKVLGDAVRLGQAFRNVLDNADRHAARTVSVNLWASVQAVVVTIDDDGPPVPVADRERIFGRFVRLDESRSRQQGGSGLGLAITLGIVEAHGGRVTATESPQGWCRFEISLPPLVTVHSPADVRRRKP; via the coding sequence ATGGACCACCCGGATCCCTCCACTGCCGGGCTCCCGGTTCAGGCACCGAAGCAAACACTGCCGGCACGGTGGGTGCCTCTGCCCCGCGGCCTGCGCTGGCAGTCCACCCTGGCTGCGGTCGCCGTCGTCGCCGGCGCCCTGCTGGCCGGCGGGCTGCTGCTGCTCGTGACGCTGGAATCTGACCTCGTTGCCGGAACAGACAGCTTCCTGCGGACCAAGGTTCAGGATGTCGCAGCATTGATCCAGAGCCAGGACGCAGAGGAAGCCAGCATCGCGGTGGCAGCGACCGCCAAAAAAGACCCGTTGGTTCAGATCGTCGACGGCACCGGCAACGTGATCGGGGCCTCGGAACCCAGACTCATGACGACTCCGCTCAGTCCGCTGCGGCCCGCTGCCGGCCAGAGCGCCACAGACAAGGCAACCGCGCCCGCCCTCCTGGGGGACGGCGACGAACGCTATCTGGTGGTGCTCGGCGTCAACGATGAGGGCAGCAAGTATTGGGTGCTGGCCGGACGCACCATTCAGCCCCAGGCAGACACCGTCCGGATCGTCACCTGGTTCCTGCTGGTTGCCGTGCCGGTGCTGCTGGGCGTGGTGGCGTGGTCTGTGCATTTCCTCGTTGGCCGCTCACTGCGGCGGGTGGAAAGGATCCGGACCCAGGTCAGCCGCATCGGCGCTGGAAGGCTGAGTCAACGCGTGGACGTCCCGGCCACGGGTGACGAGCTGCAAGCCCTGGCCGCCACCATGAATTCGATGCTTGGCCGGATTGACGAGGCCGACCAGCGGCAGCGGCAGTTCGTCTCCGACGCGAGCCACGAACTGCGGGGCCCCATCACCACCCTCCGCACCGGCCTGGAGATCGCCGGCTCCGACCCCGGCGGCGGGACGTGGCGGGACATGAGCCCGGTCCTTGCCGAACAGACGCGCCGGCTGCAGGGCCTCGTGGAGGACCTCCTGACACTGTCCAAAGCGGACGATCAGGGACTGTCCGTCCGGCGGGAGGAAGTCGACGTCGATGATGTCCTGGCTGCTGAATTGCGGAGGCTCAAAGCGACCAGCCGGCACCGCCTCGCCGCGGACCTCGTTCCGGCCAAGGTTCTGGGGGACGCAGTCCGGCTTGGACAGGCCTTCCGGAACGTGCTCGACAACGCCGACCGCCACGCGGCAAGGACCGTTTCCGTTAATCTGTGGGCGTCGGTTCAGGCAGTGGTGGTGACCATCGACGACGACGGCCCTCCTGTCCCAGTGGCCGACAGGGAACGGATCTTCGGGCGCTTCGTCCGCCTGGATGAGAGCCGGTCACGCCAGCAGGGCGGCAGCGGCCTGGGACTGGCGATCACCCTCGGCATTGTGGAGGCCCACGGCGGCCGCGTCACCGCAACCGAGTCACCACAGGGCTGGTGCCGCTTTGAAATCAGCTTACCGCCACTGGTGACCGTCCACTCCCCTGCCGACGTGCGTCGTCGGAAACCCTAA
- a CDS encoding alkaline phosphatase family protein, translating to MTTSTPGPTDQYATRHNPFVYFESITRSPDCAANVVNFDRLAGDLESVATTPNLAYITPNLCNDGHDSPCADGQPGGLETSDGWLRRNVPAVLDSSAFKQDGMLVITFDESEAKTTGPSGVAGGTGGGRIGALVLSPFTRAGTASAVADNHFSLLASIEDMSSLPRLGYAGAPGVHAFGSDVFNLRR from the coding sequence ATGACCACCAGCACGCCAGGCCCCACCGACCAGTACGCTACCCGGCACAACCCCTTCGTCTATTTCGAATCGATCACCCGTTCTCCGGACTGCGCCGCGAACGTCGTGAACTTCGACCGGCTCGCGGGCGACCTGGAATCCGTTGCCACCACACCGAACTTGGCCTACATCACACCAAACCTATGCAACGACGGCCACGACAGCCCCTGCGCGGACGGCCAGCCAGGCGGCCTCGAAACCTCCGACGGCTGGCTGCGCCGAAACGTCCCGGCCGTTCTGGACTCATCCGCTTTCAAACAGGACGGCATGCTCGTGATCACCTTCGATGAGTCCGAAGCAAAGACCACCGGCCCGTCCGGTGTGGCTGGCGGAACCGGCGGCGGAAGGATCGGCGCCCTGGTGCTCTCCCCGTTCACCAGGGCCGGGACAGCATCGGCCGTTGCGGACAACCACTTCAGCCTGCTGGCCAGCATCGAGGACATGTCCTCCCTGCCCCGCCTCGGCTATGCCGGTGCGCCGGGCGTGCACGCCTTCGGATCCGACGTATTCAATCTGCGGCGCTGA
- a CDS encoding VOC family protein, whose amino-acid sequence MKPRIHVMSVFVDDQAKALDFYTQRLGFTLKHDVPLGEYRWLTVVGPDDTDGIELLLEPNAHPAAKEYQRALAEDGIPVASFRVDDVADAHRELSEHGVLFVQQPGVQGDLKIAVLDDTCGNLIQLIGPA is encoded by the coding sequence ATGAAGCCCCGCATTCACGTCATGAGCGTATTCGTCGACGACCAGGCGAAAGCGCTCGATTTTTACACTCAGCGCCTCGGATTCACCCTGAAGCACGATGTGCCGCTGGGCGAGTACCGCTGGCTGACCGTCGTCGGACCCGACGACACGGACGGCATCGAACTGCTGCTGGAACCGAACGCCCACCCGGCGGCGAAGGAGTACCAGCGCGCCCTTGCCGAGGACGGCATCCCAGTAGCGTCCTTCCGGGTCGACGACGTCGCGGACGCACACCGTGAACTGTCCGAGCACGGCGTCCTGTTCGTCCAGCAACCCGGCGTGCAGGGCGACCTGAAGATTGCGGTCCTCGATGACACCTGCGGCAACCTCATCCAGCTGATCGGCCCCGCCTAA
- a CDS encoding metalloregulator ArsR/SmtB family transcription factor, with protein sequence MSDEVFRAIGDPTRRTILDELARRDGMTLFELCTRLLTEHGSTLTRQAVSQHLAVLEAAGLVRTERAGRTKLHHLDTSPLRSLLDRWLVPEQETL encoded by the coding sequence ATGAGCGACGAGGTGTTCCGTGCGATCGGAGACCCCACGCGCCGCACGATCCTCGATGAGCTCGCACGCCGGGACGGCATGACACTGTTCGAGCTGTGCACGCGGCTGCTCACCGAGCATGGCTCAACGCTTACGCGGCAGGCCGTATCGCAGCATCTGGCAGTGCTTGAGGCCGCCGGACTGGTGAGAACGGAACGGGCCGGCCGCACAAAGCTGCACCATCTCGACACCTCACCGCTGCGGTCACTGCTGGATCGCTGGCTAGTTCCGGAACAGGAGACACTATGA
- a CDS encoding amidase has protein sequence MDEQLRWMDATEQADLVRSGQVSAAELLAEARDRIRVLNPHLNAVIAELDAARAGNPDAAPAGNPLPDGAGSDDIPFPGVPFVVKDLALEIAGTPFCEGSRWLAGNVSGHDQELARRFRRAGLAIVGKTNTCEFGLSPHCEPLLHGATHNPWDLALSTSGSSGGSAAAVAAGVVPMAHGNDLGGSLRYPAAWCGLFGLKPTRGRVPLGPEYGDVVGGLAAEFALTRTVRDAAALLDAVAGPAPGDPYCAPPQLRSYVAETVTAPGRLRVAATAVPNGGQKVHPDYQRTFDATVDLLGSLGHDVEEAHPEPLDRAGHRAIRAVYGAAAAWIEGYWTRRQGRGPEPGELEPYTEVLFERGRKVSAADYLQGVEELQRFSRRVAGFFEDYDLWLTPTVGWPPLPLGTLTATAEDPLRGEREAGRFLMFDGEYANITGNPAMSVPLGTDSAGLPVGMSFLAGFGAEATLFRLAAQLEQARPWAGQRPSVAVP, from the coding sequence GTGGATGAACAACTCCGCTGGATGGATGCAACAGAGCAGGCCGATCTGGTCCGCTCCGGCCAGGTCAGCGCCGCTGAACTCCTCGCTGAGGCCCGGGACCGCATCAGAGTACTTAACCCCCACCTGAACGCCGTGATCGCCGAGCTGGACGCCGCGCGCGCCGGCAACCCGGACGCCGCCCCAGCCGGTAACCCACTGCCTGACGGCGCAGGCTCCGACGATATTCCGTTTCCGGGGGTGCCGTTCGTGGTCAAGGATCTTGCCCTGGAAATCGCCGGGACGCCGTTCTGTGAAGGCTCGCGTTGGCTTGCCGGGAACGTCTCAGGCCACGACCAGGAACTCGCGCGGCGGTTCCGCCGGGCTGGGCTGGCCATCGTCGGTAAGACGAACACCTGTGAGTTCGGCTTGAGCCCGCACTGCGAACCACTGCTGCACGGTGCAACCCACAACCCATGGGATTTGGCCCTTTCCACGAGCGGATCCAGCGGCGGGTCGGCGGCCGCCGTTGCAGCCGGGGTCGTGCCGATGGCGCACGGCAACGACCTCGGCGGGTCGCTGCGGTATCCGGCGGCGTGGTGTGGGCTGTTCGGCCTTAAACCGACCCGTGGACGGGTGCCGCTGGGTCCGGAATATGGTGACGTCGTAGGCGGCCTCGCGGCCGAGTTTGCACTGACCCGCACGGTCCGCGACGCGGCGGCGTTGCTGGACGCCGTCGCCGGTCCGGCTCCCGGGGACCCCTACTGCGCTCCGCCACAGTTGCGCTCGTACGTGGCCGAGACTGTGACGGCGCCGGGACGGCTCAGGGTCGCGGCCACGGCGGTACCTAACGGCGGCCAGAAAGTCCATCCTGACTACCAGCGGACCTTCGACGCAACTGTGGACCTGCTGGGCAGCCTGGGCCACGACGTCGAAGAGGCGCACCCCGAGCCGCTGGACCGTGCCGGACACCGCGCTATCCGCGCCGTATACGGTGCCGCAGCCGCGTGGATCGAGGGGTACTGGACGCGGCGGCAGGGGCGCGGGCCGGAACCGGGCGAACTCGAACCGTATACCGAGGTCCTGTTCGAACGCGGCCGGAAGGTCAGCGCAGCAGATTACCTCCAGGGCGTGGAGGAGCTGCAGCGCTTTAGCCGCAGGGTGGCCGGTTTCTTCGAGGATTACGACCTGTGGCTGACGCCAACGGTCGGCTGGCCGCCATTGCCGCTGGGCACGCTGACGGCGACGGCCGAGGACCCCCTCCGCGGGGAACGTGAGGCTGGCCGCTTCCTGATGTTCGACGGCGAGTACGCCAACATTACGGGCAACCCGGCAATGTCCGTTCCGTTGGGCACCGATTCCGCCGGGCTTCCCGTCGGAATGTCTTTCCTGGCCGGCTTCGGCGCCGAGGCCACCCTCTTCCGCCTGGCCGCCCAGCTGGAACAGGCCAGGCCCTGGGCGGGGCAACGGCCATCGGTTGCGGTGCCGTGA